One segment of Clavelina lepadiformis chromosome 2, kaClaLepa1.1, whole genome shotgun sequence DNA contains the following:
- the LOC143446664 gene encoding arylsulfatase I-like produces the protein MSKLFFILWLICCWQSANALQPNIIFMIADDLGYHDVGYHGAQIHTPNIDKLALDGVILENYYVQPICTPSRSQLMTGRYQIHTGMQHSVLFAPQPHCLPLDEVTLPQKLKEVGYMTHAVGKWHLGFYKKECLPTYRGFDSHYGYYCGNEDYNTKLVTGALAGWNNTGKFKGYDFHADVYPDFSANGTYSTYLYEKRATDIIYFHDQRKPLFMYMAFQSVHFPLQAPQKYIDMYKDIKDNNRRVYSAMVTAMDDVVGAIVNALKLTKLYENTIIVFTTDNGGQTLYGGNNWPLRGRKASLWEGGVRGVGFVHGAGVKDTKRTSMELMHVSDWFPTLLHVAGANATVTKPLDGLNVWEAIADKSVMSPRKEILHNIDPSFTRPYSPTPPMRPYINKHGVDTLHGHTALRMNKWKLYTGDPGYENWDPVPSLYLNSTVDTTCLVSDGYHPDCVTGPEALKEVPSVRLFDILADPEERHDVADYFPHIVDTMLGKIAAYNKTAVPVVFPKGDDRCDPALHGGVWGPWE, from the exons AtgagcaaattattttttattttatggttAATTTGCTGCTGGCAGTCGGCAAATGCATTGCAACCAAACATCATTTTCATGATTGCAGATGATCTTGGCTATCATGATGTTGGTTACCATGGCGCCCAAATCCATACTCCAAATATTGACAAG CTTGCCTTAGATGGAGTAATTCTTGAAAACTACTATGTTCAACCGATTTGTACACCAAGTCGCAGTCAACTAATGACTGGAAGATACCAG ATCCACACAGGAATGCAGCATAGCGTTTTATTTGCTCCTCAACCTCATTGCCTACCTCTCGACGAAGTGACTTTGCCTCAAAAGTTAAAAGAAGTTGGTTATATGACTCATGCTGTTGGAAAATGGCATCTTGGGTTTTATAAAAAGGAATGTTTGCCTACATATCGTGGATTTGATTCTCATTATG GATATTACTGTGGAAATGAAGATTACAATACTAAGCTTGTCACTGGAGCGTTGGCAGGTTGGAATAACACTGGCAAGTTTAAAGGGTATGACTTCCATGCTGATGTGTATCCAGATTTCAGTGCTAATGGGACCTATTCTACGTACTTGTATGAAAAGCGAGCCACTGATATAATATATTTCCATGATCAACGAAAG CCTCTGTTCATGTACATGGCATTTCAATCCGTGCATTTTCCCTTACAAGCTCCCCAAAAGTACATCGACATGTACAAAGATATAAAAGATAACAACAGACGTGTTTACTCTGCAATGGTAACGGCCATGGATGATGTAGTAGGTGCCATTGTGAATGCGCTTAAGTTGACCAAACTATATGAAAACACCATCATCGTTTTCACGACAG ACAATGGAGGTCAGACCTTATATGGTGGTAACAATTGGCCATTACGAGGTCGTAAAGCATCATTATGGGAAGGTGGAGTAAGAGGTGTTGGATTTGTACATGGTGCCGGTGTAAAAGATACTAAAAGAACAAGCATGG AACTGATGCATGTCTCTGATTGGTTCCCGACCTTACTCCATGTGGCCGGAGCAAACGCAACAGTAACGAAGCCACTCGATGGCCTCAATGTTTGGGAGGCGATTGCTGATAAGTCGGTCATGTCACCTAGGAAGGAAATTTTACATAATATTGACCCTTCTTTTACCCGACCATACAGCCCAACACCTCCTATGAGGccatatataaataaacatgGAGTTGACACTTTACATGGTCATACAGCTCTTAGAATGAACAAATGGAAACTGTATACAGGAGACCCTG GTTATGAAAATTGGGATCCAGTTCCTTCTTTGTATTTGAATTCCACTGTGGACACCACATGTCTTGTGTCTGACGGTTATCATCCTGATTGCGTCACTGGACCTGAAGCATTGAAGGAAGTTCCAAGTGTGAGGTTGTTTGACATCCTCGCTGATCCAGAAGAGCGACATGATGTTGCAGATTATTTTCCACACATCGTGGATACAATGCTCGGCAAAATAGCTGCTTATAATAAGACTGCAGTTCCTGTTGTTTTCCCAAAAGGGGATGACAGATGTGATCCAGCATTGCATGGAGGTGTATGGGGTCCATGGGAGTAA
- the LOC143446376 gene encoding AP-3 complex subunit sigma-1-like isoform X1 — translation MIKAILVFNNHGKARLCKFYQHYTEEQQQHIVRETFHLVSRRDDDVCSFLEGGTLIGGSDYKLIYRHYATLYFVFCVDSSESELGILDLIQVFVETLDRSFENVCELDLIFHVDKVHNILSEIVMGGMVLETNMNEIVTRFMEQDKLEKSEAGLSAAPAKAAAAIKNIDLPSLPKDLKLPDLSKLPSFR, via the exons ATGATAAAAGCAATATTGGTATTTAATAACCATGGAAAGGCTCGTTTGTGCAAGTTCTACCAACATTAT ACAGAGGAACAACAGCAGCATATAGTTCGTGAGACATTCCATCTGGTTTCCAGAAGGGATGATGATGTGTGCAGCTTTTTGGAAGGAGGAAC ATTAATTGGGGGCTCAGACTACAAACTCATTTATCGCCACTACGCAACACTTTATTTCGTGTTTTGTGTGGATTCTTCTGAAAGTGAACTAGGAATCTTAGATCTTATTCAG GTTTTCGTTGAAACCTTGGACAGAtcttttgaaaatgtgtgcGAACTAGATTTGATATTTCATGTTGATAAG GTACACAACATTCTGTCTGAGATAGTAATGGGTGGAATGGTCCTTGAAACAAACATGAATGAAATAGTGACTAGATTTATGGAACAAGATAAGTTGGAAAAATCTGAG gCTGGCCTGTCTGCTGCACCTGCAAAAGCCGCTGCAGCTATCAAGAATATCGACCTTCCTAGCTTACCTAAAGACTTGAAACTACCAGATTTGTCAAAATTACCATCATTTAGATGA
- the LOC143445652 gene encoding uncharacterized protein LOC143445652, translating to METTAIVFYCRDELTGLNRLFQSNEFQLHNLYPEVVHVMKMFALNFMKRSYIKDSRIHHLNVDDSSRWLSIQEVYPGLMASDTIKELLPHQKESFLERCREWYREAVKQLYRRINLDDPVLQSLSHLKPSAIVNETSSITAAATIASGLPCITTMLNVNAQQIDRQWRSLLADENIISGQWKGKSFENFWLAMGKIDSYRTLATFVLQVAALPQSTAVVERTFSKLNLNKTKLRNNLGVNTLEAIIKVSEKFSDNFDVTPRLARLHANARRSYMNKYSADDCVAAEEVEFMDNDDFPFCF from the exons ATGGAAACCACTGCAATTGTTTTTTACTGCAGAG ATGAACTcactgggttgaatcgtctgttTCAATCCAATGAATTCCAGCTGCACAATCTTTATCCCGAAGTGGTCCatgtgatgaaaatgtttgctttgaactttatgaAGCGATCTTATATCAAAGATAGTCGTATCCACCATCTTAATGTTGACGACAGCTCCCGCTGGCTTTCTATCCAAGAGGTTTATCCAGGCTTGATGGCAAGTGACACAATCAAAGAATTGCTACCTCATCAGAAAGAAAGTTTCTTGGAAAGATGTAGGGAATGGTATAGGGAGGCAGTGAAGCAATTATATCGAAGGATCAATTTAGATGACCCTGTACTCCAATCTCTTTCGCATTTGAAACCATCTGCTATTGTTAACGAAACTTCTTCAATCACGGCTGCAGCCACGATTGCTAGTGGACTTCCTTGCATTACAACTATGCTCAATGTTAATGCACAGCAGATTGACCGACAATGGAGATCACTTTTAGCAGATGAAAATATCATCTCTGGACAATGGAAAGGCAAgtcatttgaaaatttttggctTGCTATGGGCAAAATTGATTCTTATAGAACTCTGGCAACATTTGTGCTGCAGGTAGCTGCTCTTCCACAGAGTACTGCAGTGGTGGAAAGAACATTCTCCAAGCTGaacttaaacaaaaccaaactgCGAAACAATCTTGGTGTAAATACTCTTGAGGCAATTATAAAAGTGAGTGAGAAATTTTCTGataattttgacgtcacaccAAGACTAGCTCGGCTGCATGCAAATGCTAGACGATCATATATGAATAAATATTCTGCTGATGATTGTGTTGCTGCGGAAGAGGTGGAATTTATGGACAATGATGATtttcctttttgtttttga
- the LOC143446375 gene encoding peritrophin-44-like isoform X2: MLKGILILLCVGLSYAALEYPQVATSEFDCSLYPNVDRFYAAYPITGECEHFYRCVPTEPLAYKYECLDEDTVFDEDQQYCVFPYQTSPPCGTLGSTTIGTGGTNVPPATADPNAFYCDGLAFGYYANPASCNSFYICNGDVPAGTSPNSVPCPSGLVYNPEAEYCDWPYNVASPCGTKTFRRVPFDNVGPACPDDERYECNGVTSIVVDSDCTTYYNCDENIQRVCPSSCPPGLVFNAANGYCDWVYNVASPCGTLNARQVYETVTGPACEPEERYNCNGATATVVDSEDCSVFYNCDSNIQQPCPSKCADGLVYNTDLGVCDWLYNVPPPCGVTTTTIATTSVVITNNPGCSVSERYNCNGAVAPVRDPADCSVYYNCDAQTQHPCPTTCPDGLLYDETLDVCNWPSEVTNC; this comes from the exons ATGTTGAAAGGAATTCTGATTCTTCTTTGTGTGGGGCTTTCCTATGCCGCTTTGG AATATCCCCAGGTGGCTACAAGCG AATTTGATTGCAGCCTTTATCCAAACGTGGACAGATTTTATGCAGCCTATCCGATAACAGGAGAATGCGAACATTTTTACAG ATGCGTTCCCACAGAACCGCTGGCTTATAAGTATGAGTGTTTGGACGAAGATACCGTCTTCGACGAAGATCAGCAATACTGCGTCTTTCCGTATCAAACATCTCCGCCATGTGGG ACTTTAGGTTCGACAACCATCGGTACAGGCGGGACCAACGTTCCACCAGCAACTGCCGATCCAAACG CATTTTACTGTGACGGACTAGCTTTCGGTTATTATGCCAACCCAGCTTCGTGTAATTCATTTTACATTTGCAATGGTGATGTGCCGGCTGGTACAAGTCCAAACTCAGTT CCATGTCCATCTGGTCTTGTCTACAACCCAGAAGCGGAATATTGTGACTGGCCCTACAACGTAGCGTCACCATGCGGA ACGAAAACCTTTAGACGAGTTCCTTTTGATAACGTCGGCCCAGCGTGCCCAGATGATGAAC GTTATGAATGCAATGGTGTAACAAGCATCGTCGTAGATTCAGATTGTACTACTTATTACAACTGTGATGAGAATATACAACGTGTTTGCCCATCG agTTGTCCTCCTGGTTTAGTTTTCAACGCTGCCAATGGATACTGCGATTGGGTTTATAACGTGGCGTCACCTTGCGGA acTTTAAATGCAAGACAGGTCTATGAAACAGTTACTGGACCAGCCTGCGAGCCTGAAGAAC GATACAACTGCAACGGCGCTACAGCTACAGTAGTCGACTCAGAAGATTGTTCTGTTTTTTACAATTGTGATTCCAACATCCAACAGCCTTGTCCTTCG AAATGCGCTGACGGTTTGGTTTACAACACGGATCTTGGTGTGTGCGACTGGCTGTACAACGTTCCACCACCTTGCGGT GTGACCACGACCACCATTGCAACGACCTCAGTAGTAATCACCAACAATCCCGGGTGTTCAGTGTCAGAAC GTTATAACTGCAACGGAGCGGTTGCTCCTGTAAGGGACCCGGCCGACTGCTCGGTCTACTACAACTGCGATGCGCAAACTCAACACCCTTGTCCAACA ACATGCCCTGATGGCCTTCTTTACGATGAGACCCTGGATGTGTGCAACTGGCCATCTGAGGTCACCAATTGTTAA
- the LOC143446667 gene encoding ubiquitin-associated domain-containing protein 1-like produces the protein MDTKAIKSSLNCSVGVSDLYGNDTSVNVSPDMLIEKIKEMAIKQLKSESESSSNCSQYKLVLVDGFPRTLCDEKTAKQEQLGNGDSAMLLRTQGNKPVSSLVKDGVVSHDAPTMSAINRATENLPVFTGSSEPVRNSSSDLSSPAQVEQTFRKVLLALLELSYKFMHFEKNKQDVNEDDLKDLMAMGFSEEQVRKALVTRKMDRESAMEWLIGQNGSARDEEQPSHSTEEEAMEVSSTSTGRGMRTRSRTFTPNPVHLSSLMEMGFSKEVSIRALKINGNDVNIACEWLLSDHPDDIDEDEEDEDEALNPNSELYKALISNPTIHIGLHDKKVLEALEDMVENPWRRNNWAYESAVGNVLLQILKLYNKYSSTAPSS, from the coding sequence ATGGATACGAAAGCAATTAAAtcttcattgaactgctctgtTGGTGTGAGTGATCTTTATGGAAATGACACTTCCGTGAACGTCTCTCCAGACATGcttattgaaaaaataaaagaaatggCGATCAAACAACTTAAGTCTGAAAGCGAAAGCTCGAGCAATTGTAGCCAGTACAAGCTGGTTTTGGTTGATGGTTTTCCACGAACTTTGTGTGATGAAAAAACCGCTAAACAAGAACAACTGGGCAACGGGGACAGTGCTATGTTGTTGCGGACTCAAGGTAATAAGCCTGTGAGCTCACTTGTGAAGGATGGAGTTGTTTCACATGATGCTCCAACGATGTCCGCAATTAATCGTGCTACAGAGAATCTGCCCGTTTTCACCGGGTCAAGTGAGCCGGTAAGGAATTCAAGCAGTGATCTTTCCTCTCCTGCACAAGTCGAACAAACATTCAGGAAAGTTTTACTCGCATTGCTTGAGCTCTCATATAAGTTTATGCATTTTGAGAAGAACAAGCAAGACGTGAACGAAGATGATTTAAAGGACTTGATGGCGATGGGATTCAGTGAAGAGCAAGTCAGAAAGGCGCTTGTCACTCGTAAAATGGATAGAGAATCGGCCATGGAGTGGCTTATCGGCCAAAATGGATCCGCTCGTGATGAAGAGCAGCCCTCCCACTCTACAGAAGAAGAGGCTATGGAAGTAAGCTCAACATCAACCGGAAGAGGGATGAGGACACGCTCCAGGACATTTACTCCCAATCCTGTGCATCTCAGTTCCCTCATGGAAATGGGATTCTCGAAAGAGGTGAGTATAAGGGCATTGAAAATCAATGGCAATGATGTCAACATCGCTTGTGAGTGGCTTTTGAGTGACCACCCGGATGACATTGATGAAGATGAAGAAGACGAAGATGAAGCATTAAATCCAAATAGCGAGCTTTATAAAGCTCTCATCTCAAACCCGACTATCCACATTGGACTTCatgacaaaaaggttttagAAGCTCTTGAAGACATGGTTGAGAATCCATGGAGAAGAAACAATTGGGCGTACGAAAGTGCTGTTGGGAATGTtcttttgcaaatattaaaattatacaaCAAATATTCTTCAACTGCGCCATCCAGTTAA
- the LOC143445651 gene encoding uncharacterized protein LOC143445651, with product MINSSLDSKMKYLLILTGTGDPHSLSQRWIKWTRSFNLYVNGIGVTDNVQKRSLLLHTVGEEVQELYYSLVSEQNAINQTYEETVNVLNEQFIPRANVHSGSSCNLLSSDTWEFLKKSKMKIIKKTPGSKKKLFGYGNDKPLPIRGTFEAVARNMRTISCDMRLLKVFDVKGDPHSLSQRWRKWTRSFNLYVNGVGVTDNVQKKSLLLHTAGEEVQELYYSLVSEQNAINQTYEEMVNVLNEQFIPRANVPFERHVFHQLVQNSNETVDQYVCRLRQRAATCEFENTDDRIRDQVLDKCYSRELQRKFLEQQTLTLADVMRIAKAHEAVIAQTKFMSSTPDSVRVNAVTGSRRNQIRSTNKEVKECFACGRKGHFKGDAQCPAKGKTCNKCGKVGHFGMKCRSRTIDYKRSPEHGRARKPRRDRPRTHAVKEEESTEHLA from the exons ATGATCAACAGCAGCCTGGACAGCAAAATGAAATACTTGCTAATCCTCACAGGAACG GGAGACCCACACAGTCTGTCTCAAAGATGGATAAAGTGGACCAGATCGTTTAATCTTTACGTCAATGGAATTGGAGTAACTGATAATGTGCAGAAAAGATCACTATTGCTGCACACGGTAGGGGAAGAGGTACAGGAGCTATATTATTCGCTTGTGAGCGAGCAGAATGCCATAAACCAGACATATGAGGAAACGGTTAATGTGCttaatgaacaatttattcCCAGAGCTAATGTTCACTCCGGATCATCATGCAATCTTTTAAGCAGTGATACATGGGAATTTCTGAAGAAGTCAAAGATGAAGATAATCAAGAAAACACCAGGGTCTAAGAAGAAGCTGTTTGGCTATGGAAATGACAAGCCACTGCCAATAAGAGGAACATTTGAAGCTGTTGCCAGAAACATGAGGACGATTTCGTGTGATATGAGGTTGTTAAAGGTATTTGATGTTAAGGGAGACCCACACAGTCTGTCTCAAAGATGGAGAAAGTGGACCAGATCGTTTAATCTTTACGTCAATGGAGTTGGAGTCACTGATAATGTGCAGAAAAAGTCACTGTTGCTGCACACGGCAGGGGAAGAAGTACAGGAGCTATATTATTCGCTTGTGAGCGAGCAGAATGCCATAAACCAGACATATGAGGAAATGGTGAATGTGCttaatgaacaatttattcCCAGAGCTAATGTTCCATTCGAAAGACATGTGTTTCATCAACTGGTACAGAACAGTAACGAAACAGTTGATCAGTATGTTTGTAGATTGAGACAACGCGCTGCTACTTGTGAATTTGAAAATACGGACGATCGCATAAGGGACCAGGTGCTTGATAAATGCTACTCTAGGGAGTTGCAAAGAAAATTCCTTGAACAGCAAACGTTAACTTTGGCCGATGTGATGAGAATAGCCAAAGCCCACGAAGCAGTGATTGCCCAGACTAAATTTATGTCAAGCACTCCAGACTCTGTTCGGGTTAATGCAGTGACAGGATCGAGAAGAAACCAGATAAGATCTACAAACAAGGAAGTAAAAGAATGCTTTGCTTGTGGTCGAAAAGGTCATTTTAAAGGTGATGCTCAATGCCCGGCTAAAGGTAAAACTTGCAACAAGTGTGGAAAAGTAGGACACTTCGGGATGAAATGTCGATCTAGGACAATTGATTATAAGCGATCACCTGAACATGGCAGAGCCAGAAAGCCAAGAAGAGATAGACCAAGGACACATGCTGTGAAAGAAGAAGAATCCACCGAACATTTAGCATAA
- the LOC143446376 gene encoding AP-3 complex subunit sigma-1-like isoform X2, protein MIKAILVFNNHGKARLCKFYQHYTEEQQQHIVRETFHLVSRRDDDVCSFLEGGTLIGGSDYKLIYRHYATLYFVFCVDSSESELGILDLIQVFVETLDRSFENVCELDLIFHVDKVHNILSEIVMGGMVLETNMNEIVTRFMEQDKLEKSESSVIVQEVEKVISAVLSRT, encoded by the exons ATGATAAAAGCAATATTGGTATTTAATAACCATGGAAAGGCTCGTTTGTGCAAGTTCTACCAACATTAT ACAGAGGAACAACAGCAGCATATAGTTCGTGAGACATTCCATCTGGTTTCCAGAAGGGATGATGATGTGTGCAGCTTTTTGGAAGGAGGAAC ATTAATTGGGGGCTCAGACTACAAACTCATTTATCGCCACTACGCAACACTTTATTTCGTGTTTTGTGTGGATTCTTCTGAAAGTGAACTAGGAATCTTAGATCTTATTCAG GTTTTCGTTGAAACCTTGGACAGAtcttttgaaaatgtgtgcGAACTAGATTTGATATTTCATGTTGATAAG GTACACAACATTCTGTCTGAGATAGTAATGGGTGGAATGGTCCTTGAAACAAACATGAATGAAATAGTGACTAGATTTATGGAACAAGATAAGTTGGAAAAATCTGAG AGCTCAGTAATAGTTCAAGAAGTGGAAAAAGTCATTTCAGCAGTTTTATCTAGGACATAA
- the LOC143446375 gene encoding uncharacterized protein LOC143446375 isoform X1, translating to MLKGILILLCAGLSYAALEYPQVATSEFDCSLYPNVDRFYAAYPITGECENFYRCVPTEPLAYKYECLDAETVFDEDQQYCVFPYQTSPPCGTLGSTTIGTGGTNVPPATADPNAFYCDGLAFGYYANPASCNSFYICNGDVPAGTSPNSVPCPSGLVYNPVAEYCDWPYNVAPPCGTKTFRRVPFDNVGPACPDDERYECNGVTSIVVDSDCTTYYNCDENIQRVCPSSCPPGLVFNAANGYCDWVYNVASPCGTLNARQVYETVTGPACEPEERYNCNGATATVVDSEDCSVFYNCDSNIQQPCPSKCADGLVYNTDLGVCDWLYNVPPPCGVTTTTIATTSVVITNNPGCSVSERYNCNGAVAPVRDPADCSVYYNCDAQTQHPCPTTCPDGLLYDETLDVCNWPSEVTNC from the exons ATGTTGAAAGGAATTCTGATTCTTCTTTGTGCGGGGCTTTCCTATGCCGCTTTGG AATATCCCCAGGTGGCTACAAGCG AATTTGATTGCAGCCTTTATCCAAACGTGGACAGATTTTATGCAGCCTATCCGATAACAGGAGAATGCGAAAATTTTTACAG GTGCGTTCCCACAGAACCGCTAGCTTATAAGTACGAGTGTTTGGACGCAGAAACCGTCTTCGACGAAGATCAGCAATACTGCGTCTTTCCGTATCAAACATCTCCGCCGTGTGGG ACTTTAGGTTCGACAACCATCGGTACAGGCGGGACCAACGTTCCACCAGCAACTGCCGATCCAAACG CATTTTACTGTGACGGACTAGCTTTCGGTTATTATGCCAACCCAGCTTCGTGTAATTCATTTTACATTTGCAATGGTGATGTGCCGGCTGGTACAAGTCCAAACTCAGTT CCATGTCCATCTGGTCTTGTCTACAACCCAGTAGCGGAATATTGTGACTGGCCCTACAACGTAGCGCCACCATGCGGA ACGAAAACCTTTAGACGAGTTCCTTTTGATAACGTCGGCCCAGCGTGCCCAGATGATGAAC GTTATGAATGCAATGGTGTAACAAGCATCGTCGTAGATTCAGATTGTACTACTTATTACAACTGTGATGAGAATATACAACGTGTTTGCCCATCG agTTGTCCTCCTGGTTTAGTTTTCAACGCTGCCAATGGATACTGCGATTGGGTTTATAACGTGGCGTCACCTTGCGGA acTTTAAATGCAAGACAGGTCTATGAAACAGTTACTGGACCAGCCTGCGAGCCTGAAGAAC GATACAACTGCAACGGCGCTACAGCTACAGTAGTCGACTCAGAAGATTGTTCTGTTTTTTACAATTGTGATTCCAACATCCAACAGCCTTGTCCTTCG AAATGCGCTGACGGTTTGGTTTACAACACGGATCTTGGTGTGTGCGACTGGCTGTACAACGTTCCACCACCTTGCGGT GTGACCACGACCACCATTGCAACGACCTCAGTAGTAATCACCAACAATCCCGGGTGTTCAGTGTCAGAAC GTTATAACTGCAACGGAGCGGTTGCTCCTGTAAGGGACCCGGCCGACTGCTCGGTCTACTACAACTGCGATGCGCAAACTCAACACCCTTGTCCAACA ACATGCCCTGATGGCCTTCTTTACGATGAGACCCTGGATGTGTGCAACTGGCCATCTGAGGTCACCAATTGTTAA
- the LOC143446666 gene encoding arylsulfatase I-like: MLQLLYFLTILACSNSAVGLQPNIVFIIADDLGYHDVGYHGANIFTPNIDELAVNGVILENYYVQPICTPSRSQLMTGRYQIHTGLQHSVIFAPQRNCLPLDEITLPQKLKEVGYGTHLVGKWHLGMYRKECLPTYRGFDSHYGYLAGAEDYYSKLVTAKVNGERFAGLDFRDDLTPVFSANGTYSTYLYEKRATEIIYRHDQRKPLFLYMAFQSVHFPLEAPQHYIDMYSHVKDKNRRIYSAMLTAMDDAVGAIVDALKDTKMFENTLVIFTTDNGGQTLFGGNNWPLRGRKASLWEGGVRGVGFVHGAGVKDTKRTSMELMHVSDWFPTLLHVAGANATVTKPLDGLNVWEAITHKTIKSPRTEILHNIDPSFTRPYSPTPPMRPYLNKHGVDTLHGHTALRMNKWKLYTGDPGYENWDPVPSLYLNSTVDTTCLVSDGYHPDCITGPEALKEVPSVRLFDILADPEERHDVADYFPDIVDTMLGKIAAYNKTAVPYRFPKFDPRSNPALQGGVWGPWV, translated from the exons ATGCTACAACTGTTGTATTTTTTGACAATTCTTGCCTGTTCAAATAGTGCTGTGGGTCTTCAGCCGAACATAGTTTTTATTATCGCTGATGATCTCGGTTACCATGATGTTGGTTATCACGGAGCAAATATCTTTACTCCAAATATTGATGAG CTGGCAGTGAATGGAGTCATTCTGGAGAACTATTATGTCCAGCCTATTTGCACTCCAAGCAGAAGCCAGTTGATGACAGGAAGGTATCAG ATTCACACAGGATTACAACACAGTGTAATTTTTGCACCTCAACGAAACTGCTTACCGTTGGACGAAATAACACTTCCTCAGAAATTAAAAGAAGTTGGATATGGCACTCACCTTGTTGGGAAATGGCACCTTGGAATGTACAGAAAGGAATGTCTACCAACATATCGTGGATTTGATTCTCATTATG GTTATCTTGCTGGTGCGGAGGATTACTACAGTAAACTTGTCACAGCCAAAGTTAATGGTGAGCGATTTGCAGGATTGGATTTTCGAGATGATCTTACTCCAGTGTTTAGTGCGAACGGGACATACTCTACATACTTGTATGAAAAACGTGCCACTGAAATAATATATCGTCATGATCAACGCAag CCATTATTCTTGTACATGGCATTTCAATCTGTACATTTTCCTCTGGAGGCGCCACAGCATTATATTGACATGTACAGCCATGTAAAAGACAAAAATCGACGCATATATTCAGCTATGTTGACTGCCATGGATGATGCCGTTGGTGCCATAGTTGATGCGTTGAAAgatacaaaaatgtttgaaaatacaCTCGTTATTTTCACCACAG ATAATGGAGGCCAGACATTGTTTGGTGGAAACAATTGGCCATTACGAGGTCGTAAAGCATCATTATGGGAAGGTGGAGTAAGAGGTGTTGGATTTGTACATGGTGCCGGTGTCAAAGATACTAAAAGAACAAGCATGG AACTGATGCATGTCTCTGACTGGTTCCCGACCTTACTCCATGTGGCTGGAGCAAACGCAACAGTAACGAAACCACTCGATGGCCTCAATGTTTGGGAGGCGATAACTCATAAAACTATTAAGTCCCCGAGAACAGAAATTTTACATAATATTGACCCTTCTTTTACCCGACCATACAGCCCAACACCTCCAATGAGGCCTTACCTAAATAAACACGGAGTGGACACTCTGCATGGTCATACAGCTCTCAGAATGAACAAATGGAAGCTGTATACAGGAGATCCAG GTTACGAAAACTGGGATCCAGTTCCTTCTTTGTATTTGAATTCCACTGTGGACACCACATGTCTTGTGTCTGATGGTTATCATCCTGATTGCATCACTGGACCTGAAGCATTGAAGGAAGTTCCAAGTGTGAGATTGTTTGACATCCTCGCTGATCCAGAAGAGCGACATGATGTTGCAGATTATTTTCCAGACATCGTGGATACAATGCTCGGCAAAATAGCTGCTTATAATAAGACTGCAGTTCCATACAGATTTCCAAAGTTTGACCCTAGATCAAACCCAGCACTTCAAGGCGGGGTGTGGGGTCCATGGGTATGA